In Uranotaenia lowii strain MFRU-FL chromosome 2, ASM2978415v1, whole genome shotgun sequence, one genomic interval encodes:
- the LOC129744320 gene encoding uncharacterized protein LOC129744320 encodes MPLRLLADFRRLILRILWWPFGRTSGGCFSGLKLSCLKRNFDWFLWFQGRKQSERQNWKQGLVKTPSIMLLWMRGKLDMALQFLNYLPFTGKLQDHGRRIDFQVPRTWRKLRKVTPPQIPRSYFFGPIFNGNHQSDQPAAGVAFGSLLTGPRRMRNFVNDIKTLLSYSEPVFNVFVNKKEFKN; translated from the exons ATGCCGCTGCGGCTGTTGGCAGATTTCCGAAGGCTTATCCTTCGGATACTATGGTGGCCGTTCGGAAGAACCTCCGGTGGATGTTTTTCCGGGTTGAAATTATCCTGTTTGAAACGGAATTTCGATTG GTTTCTGTGGTTTCAGGGCCGAAAACAATCGGAGCGGCAAAATTGGAAACAAG gacttGTTAAGACACCTTCAATCATGCTGCTGTGGATGCGCGGGAAGCTGGACATGGCGCTgcagtttttaaattatctcCCATTTACAGGCAAG ttacaggaccacggccgacggatagatttccaagtccctcgaacatggagaaagctgcgcaaagtaacacctccccaaatcccgcggtcgtattttttcggcccaatcttcaacgggaatcaccagtcggaccagccagcagctggagtggctttcggaagtttattgaccggcccacggagaatgcgaaactttgtcaacgatatcaagACCCTTCTCAGTTATAGTGAACCCGTGTTTAatgtgtttgtgaataaaaaagaatttaagaactaa